A region from the Variovorax sp. RKNM96 genome encodes:
- a CDS encoding porin, protein MAALAVAGVASAQSSVTLFGVVDASISGYSNGSRDLHNGVTYVNGFPVIDPLYVNQGSVKVSKRALASSGYNSSRLGFRGTEDLGGGLAASFWLEAPISNDDGATGVASFKRRSTVSLSGGFGEIRLGRDYTPTFWNDTVFDPFGTNGVGTNLINTANGYNTASFGAKDTGGFGGNPSYDRASNSIGYFLPPNLGGFYGQVMYAFHEQTKLKSDSAALTNAFYKDNTARAGRYVGGRFGYANGPLDIAVAYGSSTAGDQYQAGITNKVNTFNLGASYDFGPVKLFGEFSKARNKVDYETQQFNIVNSGNGTDLTGYLVGVTVPVGAGLIRASYSSVKYDENLSVNPLTPFAILPADEKANKLAIGYVHNLSKRTALYATVARVSNKNGAALTTGGPAFYEAKNGAFTPKTSTGYDFGIRHAF, encoded by the coding sequence CTGGCTGCCCTGGCTGTTGCCGGTGTTGCCTCGGCTCAGTCGTCCGTCACGCTGTTCGGTGTGGTCGACGCGTCGATCAGCGGCTATTCGAACGGCTCGCGTGATCTGCACAACGGCGTCACGTACGTCAACGGCTTCCCGGTCATCGATCCGCTCTACGTGAACCAGGGGAGCGTCAAGGTCAGCAAACGCGCTCTGGCCAGCTCGGGCTACAACAGCAGTCGTCTGGGCTTTCGTGGCACGGAAGACCTCGGTGGTGGTCTGGCAGCCAGTTTCTGGCTCGAAGCCCCCATCAGCAATGACGACGGCGCCACCGGTGTTGCATCTTTCAAGCGTCGCTCAACCGTGAGCCTGTCTGGCGGCTTCGGTGAGATTCGCCTCGGTCGTGACTACACCCCGACCTTCTGGAACGACACCGTGTTCGATCCGTTCGGCACCAACGGCGTTGGCACCAATCTGATCAACACCGCCAACGGGTACAACACCGCGAGCTTCGGCGCCAAAGACACGGGTGGTTTCGGTGGCAATCCGAGCTACGACCGCGCAAGCAATTCGATCGGCTACTTCCTGCCGCCGAACCTCGGGGGCTTCTACGGTCAGGTGATGTATGCCTTCCATGAGCAGACGAAACTCAAGTCCGACTCGGCGGCCCTGACCAATGCGTTCTACAAGGACAACACGGCGCGCGCCGGTCGCTACGTCGGTGGTCGCTTCGGCTACGCCAACGGCCCTCTGGACATCGCAGTCGCATACGGCAGCAGCACCGCTGGCGATCAGTATCAAGCGGGCATCACCAACAAGGTGAACACGTTCAACCTCGGCGCTTCGTACGACTTCGGTCCGGTGAAGCTCTTCGGTGAGTTCTCGAAGGCCAGGAACAAGGTCGACTACGAAACCCAGCAATTCAACATCGTCAATAGTGGAAACGGCACCGATCTGACCGGCTACCTGGTCGGCGTGACCGTGCCGGTCGGCGCAGGCCTGATCCGCGCTTCGTACTCGAGCGTCAAGTACGACGAAAACCTGAGCGTGAACCCGTTGACCCCGTTCGCGATCCTCCCTGCGGACGAGAAGGCCAACAAGCTGGCCATCGGCTACGTGCACAACCTGTCGAAGCGCACCGCGCTGTACGCAACGGTTGCTCGCGTCAGCAACAAGAACGGCGCAGCCCTGACGACGGGTGGTCCGGCCTTCTATGAAGCCAAGAACGGCGCATTCACTCCGAAGACCTCGACCGGCTACGACTTCGGCATCCGTCACGCGTTCTGA
- the coq7 gene encoding 2-polyprenyl-3-methyl-6-methoxy-1,4-benzoquinone monooxygenase: MTLSLDPVLAAADAALRTLFSRPHATRATPIAPQALGEMNEKERRHAGALMRVNHVGEVCAQALYTAQAAVARDPGLRAQFLEAAHEETDHLAWTRQRLDELGDRPSLLNPLWYAGAFGLGLVAGRLGDPWSLGFVAETERQVEAHLDSHLGLLPPSDSASRAVVEQMKFDEARHAAQAVDAGAAELPAPVKALMRLASRVMTTVAHRI; this comes from the coding sequence ATGACGCTCTCGCTTGACCCTGTCCTCGCCGCAGCAGATGCGGCATTGCGCACCCTTTTTTCCCGCCCTCATGCGACACGGGCCACGCCCATCGCGCCCCAGGCGCTCGGCGAAATGAACGAAAAAGAGCGCCGCCATGCCGGCGCGTTGATGCGAGTCAACCATGTCGGGGAAGTCTGCGCCCAGGCGCTCTACACGGCCCAGGCGGCTGTGGCGCGCGATCCGGGCCTGCGCGCCCAATTCCTCGAGGCTGCGCACGAAGAGACCGATCACCTGGCCTGGACACGACAGCGCCTGGACGAACTGGGCGATCGGCCTTCTCTATTGAATCCACTCTGGTATGCCGGAGCTTTTGGCCTCGGCCTCGTCGCCGGCCGCCTGGGGGATCCCTGGAGCCTTGGCTTCGTGGCCGAGACCGAGCGTCAGGTGGAGGCCCATCTCGACAGCCATCTGGGCCTGCTCCCACCATCCGACAGTGCCTCCCGGGCCGTGGTGGAGCAGATGAAATTCGACGAGGCGCGCCACGCGGCGCAGGCCGTCGATGCCGGTGCCGCGGAACTCCCGGCGCCAGTCAAGGCCCTGATGCGCCTGGCCTCGCGCGTGATGACCACCGTGGCGCACCGGATCTGA
- a CDS encoding OsmC family protein codes for MECTVSWTGDAGTRSAMGFVAETGSGHVLMMDGAPDVAKPENGGQNLAARPMETVLAGTGGCTAYDVVLILKRGRHRVERCSVKLTSERAEKDPKVFTKIHMHFTVAGKGIPASAVERAIALSHETYCSASIMLAKTAEITTSFDLIET; via the coding sequence ATGGAATGCACAGTGAGTTGGACCGGCGACGCGGGAACGCGCTCGGCCATGGGCTTTGTCGCCGAGACCGGCAGCGGTCACGTCCTGATGATGGACGGCGCGCCCGATGTGGCCAAGCCGGAGAACGGCGGCCAGAACCTCGCCGCGAGGCCGATGGAGACGGTGCTTGCAGGCACCGGCGGCTGCACCGCCTATGACGTCGTGCTGATTCTGAAGAGGGGCCGCCATCGCGTCGAGCGTTGCAGTGTCAAGCTGACCAGCGAGCGCGCGGAAAAGGACCCCAAGGTCTTCACCAAGATCCACATGCATTTCACCGTTGCCGGCAAGGGGATTCCGGCCTCCGCAGTGGAGCGCGCGATTGCGCTGAGCCACGAAACCTATTGTTCGGCCAGCATCATGCTGGCGAAGACCGCCGAGATCACCACCAGCTTCGACCTGATCGAAACCTGA